A portion of the Acidobacteriaceae bacterium genome contains these proteins:
- a CDS encoding GH92 family glycosyl hydrolase, with protein MKYGWKLAGVVMAVSSFSGLIAQVQSRDVYALVDPRIGTAHDGQTFPAVGEPFAMTNWTPETRPNEAKCIAPYYDADHKLTGFRGSHFLSGSCTQEYGSVTLMPTTGDLQTAPQQRASAYRHSTETMSPAYYAVDEDRYNTRVEITGASHAAIFRIHFDGKSSARNLLVQPYSRPGEGFVEVHPAQHEIVGYNPVHRIYMGAGKAAGFSGYFVLRYAATAKSFGTWCGAQTHDATAQQDGKGCDAVGAYVRFGALPKDELVVRIGMSFTSLDEARKNLDAEVGTRSFDELRAATEKNWREWLHRIEVQGGTLAQQAEFYTALYHSSLAPRVASDVDGTYNGFAQEGQLHKAAPGKAYYDDFSLWDTFRALHPLLTILDPKREEDMVQSLVDKGVQGGFLPIFPTWNSYTQEMIGDHAVPVIVDAYVKGLRGFDVPTAYTLVLRNAMSLPPKDVYADGKGRRALDSYMHYGYVPLEEHVLDAFHRNEQVSRTLEYAYDDFTASQFARALGHAADADVLLMRSRNWRHVFDPSVGFARGRHADGTWVTPFDPAKPASYITEGVPWQYTFFVPQDVPGLISAMGGDQPFVAKLDGLFAHGLYDQGNEPSHGIAYLYNVAGDPAKTQSHVHEILASQFSTGASGLPGNDDAGQMSAWFVFSAMGFYPSCPGTTKYELGTPMFAKVVIHQPSGKDFVMEAPGASVAKFYVSGATLDGRPVKTTTLDHADLVRGAKLTFSMSSSASSPSYETRQSKQ; from the coding sequence TTGAAGTACGGTTGGAAGCTCGCAGGTGTGGTCATGGCAGTGTCGTCCTTCAGCGGATTGATCGCGCAGGTGCAGTCGCGCGACGTCTACGCGCTCGTCGATCCGCGCATCGGCACCGCCCACGACGGGCAGACCTTTCCTGCAGTCGGTGAGCCCTTTGCCATGACCAACTGGACGCCGGAAACGCGTCCGAACGAGGCCAAGTGCATCGCGCCGTACTACGACGCCGACCACAAGCTCACCGGCTTTCGCGGCAGCCACTTCCTCAGCGGCAGTTGCACGCAGGAGTACGGCTCCGTCACGTTGATGCCCACTACCGGCGACCTGCAGACCGCCCCGCAACAGCGAGCCTCTGCCTATCGCCACAGCACCGAGACGATGAGCCCCGCGTACTACGCCGTCGACGAAGACCGCTACAACACCCGTGTTGAAATCACCGGTGCCTCCCACGCTGCGATCTTCCGCATCCACTTCGACGGCAAGTCCTCTGCACGCAACCTGCTCGTCCAGCCCTACTCCAGACCGGGCGAAGGCTTCGTGGAAGTGCATCCGGCGCAGCATGAGATCGTCGGCTATAACCCGGTGCATCGCATCTACATGGGCGCAGGAAAGGCCGCAGGCTTCAGTGGCTACTTCGTGCTTCGCTATGCGGCAACGGCAAAAAGCTTCGGCACATGGTGCGGCGCACAGACGCATGACGCCACCGCGCAGCAGGACGGCAAAGGCTGCGATGCCGTGGGCGCTTACGTTCGCTTCGGTGCTCTGCCAAAAGACGAACTCGTCGTGCGGATTGGCATGTCGTTCACCAGCCTCGACGAGGCCCGCAAGAACCTCGACGCAGAGGTGGGGACACGCTCGTTCGACGAGCTGCGCGCCGCAACCGAAAAGAACTGGCGCGAGTGGCTCCATCGCATTGAGGTGCAGGGCGGCACCCTTGCTCAGCAGGCCGAGTTCTACACCGCCCTCTATCACTCCTCGCTGGCTCCGCGTGTAGCCAGCGACGTAGACGGCACCTACAACGGCTTCGCACAGGAAGGGCAGCTTCACAAAGCTGCGCCCGGCAAGGCCTACTACGACGACTTCTCGCTCTGGGATACCTTCCGCGCCCTGCACCCGTTGCTGACCATCCTCGACCCCAAGCGGGAAGAGGATATGGTGCAGTCGCTGGTCGACAAGGGTGTTCAAGGCGGCTTCCTGCCCATCTTCCCCACCTGGAACAGCTACACGCAGGAGATGATCGGCGATCACGCCGTGCCGGTCATCGTCGATGCCTACGTGAAGGGCCTGCGCGGCTTCGATGTCCCCACGGCCTACACGCTCGTGCTGCGCAACGCGATGTCGCTTCCGCCCAAAGATGTCTACGCCGACGGCAAAGGTCGCCGCGCGCTCGATAGCTACATGCACTACGGCTACGTGCCGCTCGAAGAACACGTGCTCGACGCCTTTCACCGCAACGAGCAGGTCTCCCGCACGCTCGAATACGCCTACGACGACTTCACCGCCTCGCAGTTCGCCCGCGCCCTCGGCCACGCCGCAGACGCCGACGTGCTGCTCATGCGCTCGCGCAACTGGCGTCACGTCTTCGACCCCTCCGTCGGCTTCGCCCGTGGCCGCCACGCTGACGGTACCTGGGTAACTCCCTTCGATCCTGCCAAACCGGCCAGCTACATCACCGAAGGCGTGCCCTGGCAGTACACCTTCTTCGTCCCGCAGGACGTCCCCGGGCTCATCTCTGCAATGGGCGGCGATCAACCCTTCGTCGCAAAGCTCGACGGCCTCTTCGCGCACGGTCTCTACGATCAGGGCAACGAACCCAGCCACGGCATTGCGTACCTCTACAACGTTGCGGGCGATCCTGCGAAGACGCAGAGCCATGTGCACGAAATCCTCGCCAGCCAGTTCTCCACCGGCGCAAGCGGCCTTCCTGGCAACGACGACGCGGGGCAGATGTCCGCCTGGTTCGTCTTCAGCGCCATGGGCTTCTACCCCTCCTGCCCGGGCACGACGAAGTACGAACTCGGCACGCCGATGTTTGCGAAGGTCGTGATCCATCAGCCCTCGGGCAAGGACTTCGTTATGGAAGCTCCTGGAGCGTCTGTAGCAAAGTTCTACGTCTCTGGCGCAACTCTCGATGGCCGCCCCGTGAAGACCACGACGTTGGACCATGCAGACCTTGTTCGAGGAGCGAAACTCACGTTTTCGATGAGCAGCTCCGCCTCCTCGCCTTCGTACGAAACAAGACAGTCAAAACAATAA
- a CDS encoding alpha/beta hydrolase fold domain-containing protein, with protein MNLRKLFATAAIASASLPLAAQSAPKPDAPIHRVFVFGDSYSDTGRGYVDGNGPTAVWYAAQQLGIELKTPNHSFTPNDSLNFAVSGAPTGRSPGHNVTKEAMLGFGMANQVDEFVDLAHSGKLRFNPDETLFFLAGGGNDRTVPTLETVQHLEEEIQQLYAAGARRFRVAALPEQIPGFRAVALRLNTSLRMIPKDIGHKLPGATVQSSDWGLYFDAVMRSPATYGITDTKNPCAGRAIFHEDTTPCASPETFFYYHRDHPSTATHKAAGLMLAQEWQGKPVAAIAPVRLPVWPAAVPLARGHSEADTPFLEAYLPASNPTHTAVLVLPGGGYAGLALDHEGAQIGRWLAARNVAAIVLHYRVAPYQYPAPMLDAERAMRLVRSHAAEWGFNADSVGIWGFSAGGHLASFMLTHFAESLAPPMPYTPDAIDSLSARPTFGILCYPLISMGDPALSHPGSLANLLGPHPDPALVKSLSNELQVKPDSPPAFLFTTTDDRVVPVLNSIRFYEAYQQHHLPIEMHIFEHGNHGLGLAGTTPGAQAWPQLLETWLQRNGWMSHTE; from the coding sequence ATGAACCTCCGCAAGCTCTTCGCCACCGCCGCTATCGCCTCTGCTTCGCTTCCGCTCGCTGCGCAAAGTGCCCCGAAGCCCGACGCGCCCATCCACCGCGTCTTCGTCTTCGGCGACAGCTACTCCGACACCGGTCGCGGCTACGTGGACGGCAACGGCCCCACCGCCGTCTGGTACGCCGCGCAGCAGCTCGGCATCGAGCTGAAGACTCCGAACCACTCCTTCACCCCGAACGACAGCCTCAACTTCGCCGTCAGCGGAGCTCCCACCGGCCGCTCTCCCGGACACAACGTCACAAAGGAGGCGATGCTCGGCTTCGGCATGGCCAACCAGGTCGACGAGTTCGTCGATCTGGCCCACAGCGGCAAGCTTCGCTTCAATCCCGACGAAACCCTCTTCTTCCTCGCTGGCGGCGGTAACGACCGCACCGTTCCCACGCTCGAAACCGTGCAGCACCTCGAAGAAGAGATTCAGCAGCTTTACGCCGCAGGCGCTCGCCGCTTCCGCGTCGCCGCCCTGCCAGAGCAAATCCCCGGCTTTCGCGCCGTCGCTCTTCGGCTCAACACCTCGCTCCGCATGATCCCCAAAGACATCGGCCACAAGCTCCCCGGCGCCACGGTGCAGAGCAGCGACTGGGGCCTCTACTTCGACGCGGTCATGCGTTCCCCTGCCACCTACGGCATCACCGACACGAAGAACCCCTGCGCAGGCCGTGCCATCTTCCACGAAGACACCACTCCCTGCGCCAGCCCGGAAACGTTCTTCTACTACCACCGCGACCACCCCTCTACCGCCACGCACAAAGCGGCAGGCCTCATGCTCGCGCAGGAGTGGCAGGGCAAACCTGTCGCCGCCATCGCTCCCGTCCGCCTGCCGGTCTGGCCCGCAGCCGTTCCACTCGCTCGTGGTCACTCGGAAGCCGACACCCCGTTCCTCGAGGCGTATCTGCCAGCTTCTAACCCCACGCACACCGCCGTCCTCGTGCTCCCCGGCGGCGGCTACGCTGGCCTCGCGCTCGACCACGAAGGCGCGCAGATCGGCCGCTGGCTTGCCGCGCGCAACGTCGCGGCCATCGTGCTCCACTACCGTGTCGCGCCCTACCAATATCCCGCTCCCATGCTCGACGCCGAGCGCGCCATGCGCCTCGTCCGCTCCCACGCCGCAGAGTGGGGCTTCAACGCCGACAGCGTCGGCATCTGGGGCTTCTCCGCCGGGGGCCATCTCGCCTCCTTCATGCTCACGCACTTCGCAGAGTCCCTGGCTCCCCCCATGCCCTACACGCCAGACGCCATCGACAGCCTCAGCGCGCGTCCTACCTTCGGCATCCTTTGCTACCCGCTCATCTCCATGGGCGATCCCGCACTCTCGCACCCCGGCTCTCTCGCCAACCTCCTCGGTCCGCATCCCGACCCCGCGCTCGTGAAATCCCTTTCGAACGAGCTTCAGGTCAAGCCCGATAGCCCACCTGCCTTCCTCTTCACCACCACCGATGATCGCGTTGTCCCCGTGCTCAACTCCATCCGCTTCTACGAGGCCTACCAGCAGCATCACCTCCCCATAGAAATGCACATCTTCGAGCACGGCAACCACGGCCTCGGCCTCGCCGGAACAACCCCCGGCGCCCAGGCCTGGCCGCAACTGCTCGAAACCTGGCTCCAACGCAACGGCTGGATGTCCCACACCGAATAA
- a CDS encoding SGNH/GDSL hydrolase family protein: MKSKALLAAVFTMALGASAQTVPVPAAPLPAPPQAAKPSRPDLSKLDWAQLDRYAAADAALPAHQPGRVVFYGDSITDAWTRNGGKFFPGKPYVNRGISGQTTEQMLVRFRQDVVNLHPEAVVILAGTNDIAGNTGVRTQDQIADNIRSMVEIARASHIRVVLCSLLPSADYGWRRGLQPAQKIVALNKWIRSYAEEQGIVYVDYWTPMATPDGALKPELTLDGVHPQAPGYAIMESLAEPALEKTLQTQP, translated from the coding sequence ATGAAGTCGAAGGCGTTGCTGGCCGCAGTATTCACGATGGCGCTTGGAGCGTCTGCTCAAACCGTGCCCGTCCCGGCAGCTCCGCTCCCGGCACCACCGCAGGCCGCGAAGCCGTCCCGCCCCGACCTCTCGAAGCTCGACTGGGCGCAGCTCGATCGCTACGCCGCTGCTGACGCCGCCCTGCCCGCCCATCAGCCTGGCCGCGTCGTCTTCTACGGCGACTCCATCACCGACGCCTGGACGCGTAACGGCGGCAAGTTCTTCCCCGGCAAGCCCTACGTCAACCGCGGCATCAGCGGCCAGACCACCGAGCAGATGCTCGTCCGCTTCCGTCAGGACGTCGTGAACCTCCACCCCGAAGCCGTCGTCATCCTCGCCGGCACCAACGACATCGCGGGCAACACCGGCGTCCGCACCCAGGACCAGATCGCCGACAACATCCGCTCCATGGTGGAGATCGCTCGCGCCAGCCACATCCGCGTCGTGCTCTGCTCGCTGCTGCCCTCGGCCGACTACGGCTGGCGTCGCGGCCTCCAACCCGCGCAGAAGATCGTCGCGCTCAACAAGTGGATAAGGTCGTACGCAGAAGAGCAGGGCATCGTCTACGTCGACTACTGGACGCCCATGGCCACTCCTGATGGCGCGCTGAAGCCCGAACTCACGCTCGACGGCGTCCACCCGCAGGCCCCCGGCTACGCCATCATGGAATCGCTCGCCGAACCCGCCCTCGAAAAAACGCTGCAAACGCAACCGTAG
- a CDS encoding GH92 family glycosyl hydrolase yields MLQKLKWKRFTFAVLVSFSTAIFAQKPVSRWVDPYIGSEGGGHVFVGAAVPFGMVKAGPDVGDNTGNGGWLPAGDVNGFSQTHVSGTGGGAKYGNILLQPTVGKIAHEHAASPRSGERVEAGLYHVRLDRYATDVDLTTSARAALYRLQYPTTGGEHGLLVDAGHCLSSYPNQGEDQRTVASEAHIVSTHEIDGSTTVVGGWNLQKKPYRVFFSLMTDAPMVSMRGWQDAEDDLPLKVGSRVSGVRSGVWVGFGAHASRSVGVKVGISFVSEAQARANAEKAITGFDFARALENARHAWDVALGSIAIEGASHMQRKMFYTALYHTMLMPTDRTGENPGWRSSEPYYDDFYAIWDTFRTSGPLLTLIAPERQAGMVGALIDIYRHDGWLPDARSGNSNGRTQGGSNAEFEITDAYVKGLPGIIWEDAFRAVQHDAEDAPPDQMMEGRGGLADWKAKGYLTIEGVDRSGSKQMEYAADDYEIAVLAKGLGKQAEYEKYMGRSRNWEKLWNPAYEEEGVHGFIWPRHADGSWRANFKGAEGCTWGGETFYEGNSWTYSTFVPQDNARLVTLAGGGDAFAHRLDLFLSNKDRYDVGNEPGFMAPYLYLWTRHADETPEHLRSILAASYNDTRSGIPGNDDSGAMSSWYLFGVMGIYPNAGQDVYLIGSPSLPRTTLHLAHGKTFTITATGVSAKNKYVDHAELNGKPLDRAWFRHRDVIGGGSLVLHMAAKPSAWPTGAMPPSVSDSKEGK; encoded by the coding sequence ATGCTGCAAAAACTCAAATGGAAACGTTTCACTTTCGCCGTTTTGGTGTCATTTTCGACCGCGATTTTTGCCCAAAAACCGGTTTCGCGCTGGGTCGACCCTTATATCGGCAGCGAAGGCGGAGGGCATGTTTTCGTCGGCGCCGCCGTCCCATTCGGCATGGTCAAAGCCGGTCCTGACGTGGGTGATAACACCGGCAACGGCGGTTGGCTGCCTGCAGGAGACGTCAATGGTTTCAGCCAGACGCACGTCAGCGGAACGGGCGGCGGGGCCAAGTACGGCAACATCCTCCTGCAACCCACAGTTGGCAAAATCGCCCATGAACATGCAGCTTCGCCGCGTTCTGGCGAACGTGTAGAGGCTGGTCTGTATCACGTTCGGCTGGACCGATACGCCACAGACGTCGACCTCACGACAAGCGCGCGAGCAGCACTTTATCGCCTCCAATATCCCACGACAGGTGGCGAGCACGGCCTGCTGGTTGATGCAGGTCATTGCCTGAGCAGCTATCCCAACCAGGGGGAAGATCAGCGAACGGTGGCGTCAGAAGCGCACATCGTCAGCACACATGAAATCGATGGATCCACCACGGTCGTAGGCGGTTGGAACCTGCAGAAGAAGCCGTATCGCGTCTTTTTCAGCTTGATGACGGACGCACCGATGGTGTCGATGCGCGGCTGGCAGGATGCTGAGGATGATCTCCCACTAAAGGTGGGGAGCCGCGTGAGTGGTGTGCGTTCCGGCGTCTGGGTTGGCTTTGGCGCTCATGCTTCGCGAAGCGTAGGTGTAAAGGTGGGCATCTCGTTCGTGAGCGAAGCACAGGCGAGAGCGAACGCGGAAAAAGCGATTACGGGCTTTGATTTTGCGCGTGCGCTTGAAAACGCTCGCCATGCGTGGGACGTTGCGCTTGGCTCTATTGCGATTGAGGGTGCAAGCCATATGCAGCGGAAGATGTTCTACACCGCGCTGTATCACACGATGTTGATGCCGACCGATCGTACGGGAGAGAACCCCGGCTGGCGTTCGAGTGAGCCGTACTACGACGACTTCTATGCCATCTGGGACACGTTCCGTACCTCGGGCCCGCTGCTGACGTTGATCGCCCCGGAGCGACAGGCCGGGATGGTGGGTGCGCTGATCGATATCTACCGTCACGATGGATGGCTGCCGGACGCGCGTAGCGGCAACAGCAACGGACGCACGCAGGGCGGAAGCAACGCCGAGTTCGAGATTACGGACGCGTATGTGAAAGGCCTGCCGGGCATTATCTGGGAGGACGCGTTTCGCGCCGTGCAGCATGATGCCGAAGACGCTCCGCCGGATCAGATGATGGAGGGGCGTGGCGGGCTTGCGGACTGGAAGGCGAAGGGTTATCTGACGATCGAAGGCGTTGACCGCTCCGGCTCCAAGCAGATGGAGTATGCCGCGGACGATTACGAGATAGCCGTGCTGGCAAAGGGACTGGGCAAGCAGGCGGAGTACGAGAAGTACATGGGACGCTCGCGCAACTGGGAGAAGCTTTGGAACCCGGCGTATGAGGAAGAGGGTGTGCATGGCTTTATCTGGCCGCGTCATGCGGATGGAAGCTGGCGTGCGAACTTCAAGGGGGCTGAAGGCTGCACCTGGGGTGGAGAGACGTTTTACGAGGGCAACTCGTGGACGTATTCGACGTTCGTTCCGCAGGACAATGCCCGGCTGGTCACGCTGGCTGGTGGAGGGGATGCGTTTGCGCATCGTCTCGATCTCTTTCTGAGCAACAAGGACCGCTATGACGTGGGCAATGAGCCGGGTTTCATGGCGCCGTATCTCTACCTGTGGACGCGCCATGCCGACGAAACGCCGGAGCATCTGCGGTCCATTCTTGCTGCCAGCTACAACGACACGCGTTCGGGCATTCCCGGCAATGACGACTCCGGTGCGATGTCGAGCTGGTATCTGTTTGGTGTGATGGGCATCTATCCAAACGCAGGGCAGGATGTCTATCTGATTGGAAGCCCTTCGCTGCCGCGCACAACGTTGCACCTGGCGCACGGCAAGACGTTTACGATTACCGCGACTGGAGTCTCTGCCAAGAACAAGTATGTGGATCATGCGGAGTTGAACGGCAAGCCGTTGGATCGGGCCTGGTTCCGGCACCGCGATGTGATCGGCGGTGGAAGCCTGGTATTGCATATGGCGGCAAAGCCGTCGGCGTGGCCAACGGGAGCGATGCCTCCGTCGGTCTCCGACAGCAAGGAAGGGAAGTAG
- a CDS encoding VWA domain-containing protein, with protein sequence MNEAKTITKHFAALLLFSLSAAVASRAQETKPEAPQAPGLVVQSRLVVLDVVVTDAKCDVRNDLKREDFSVTEDGDPQTITHFETPAEHQVPSGVQIRSTADLERIAPQAPATIVVLDELNTAYEDMAYSRYALKKYLESQPGTLTVPTMLVAVNEKKLQVIVDYTQDRTALESGLAKHLAHFPWNLKVGGGRMEQLAVTLGGLEQVTQAAAGHPGHKNVLWIGHGFPGIDLTAPGLDQNSVAGITSGVQQALNMMRDARVTLYTIDPAVMTSETGIRITNDAMGTQVGDVSSQDPFVSDVAFSKLATASGGKIFGRRNDIDRQIARSAQYGASFYTLTYRPSSHSDAAQAYRKIKVTLRDPSLSAGFRDGYYARNELLPENHASRSKYDLDAAAENRLVYTGLHLRAVEKPESAGSFVVGVPQNEITWNPLADNEEAHLKLVTSVFDPHGKLLQRKSEDLTEHRPFGGSGGRSEPARLQVQTALPAGASRVRFVVWDAASGHLGTTEVHLSGTPADAPEKR encoded by the coding sequence GTGAACGAAGCAAAAACGATAACAAAACACTTCGCCGCGCTACTGCTCTTCTCGCTCTCTGCGGCAGTAGCTTCGCGTGCGCAGGAAACCAAGCCTGAAGCGCCGCAGGCACCCGGGCTCGTCGTGCAGTCTCGTCTCGTCGTGCTGGATGTCGTCGTCACGGACGCCAAGTGCGACGTTCGGAATGATTTGAAGCGCGAAGACTTCTCCGTCACGGAAGATGGCGATCCGCAAACCATCACGCACTTCGAAACTCCGGCTGAGCATCAGGTTCCCAGCGGCGTGCAGATCCGCTCCACCGCGGACCTCGAACGCATCGCCCCGCAGGCGCCCGCCACCATCGTTGTTCTGGATGAGTTGAACACCGCGTACGAAGACATGGCCTACTCCCGTTACGCGCTGAAGAAGTATCTCGAAAGCCAGCCCGGAACGCTCACCGTCCCCACCATGCTCGTCGCTGTCAACGAAAAGAAGCTGCAGGTCATCGTCGATTACACGCAGGACCGCACCGCGCTTGAAAGCGGCCTCGCCAAACATCTCGCACACTTTCCCTGGAACCTGAAAGTCGGCGGCGGCCGCATGGAGCAACTCGCCGTCACGCTCGGCGGCCTGGAGCAGGTCACCCAGGCTGCCGCCGGTCACCCCGGCCACAAGAACGTCCTCTGGATCGGCCACGGCTTTCCCGGCATCGACCTCACCGCCCCCGGGCTCGACCAGAACTCCGTCGCAGGCATCACCTCCGGCGTGCAGCAGGCCTTGAACATGATGCGCGACGCCCGGGTCACGCTCTACACCATCGACCCCGCCGTCATGACCTCTGAAACCGGCATCCGCATCACCAACGATGCTATGGGCACGCAGGTCGGCGACGTCTCTTCGCAAGACCCCTTCGTCTCCGACGTCGCGTTCAGCAAGCTTGCCACCGCCAGCGGCGGCAAGATCTTCGGTCGCCGCAACGACATTGATCGGCAGATCGCGCGCAGCGCACAGTATGGTGCCAGCTTCTACACGCTCACCTACCGCCCCTCCAGTCACTCGGACGCAGCCCAGGCATACCGCAAGATCAAGGTCACGCTGCGTGATCCGTCGCTCAGTGCAGGCTTCCGCGACGGCTACTACGCCCGCAACGAGCTCTTGCCTGAAAACCACGCCTCGCGCTCGAAGTACGACCTTGACGCGGCTGCGGAGAACCGTCTCGTTTACACAGGGTTGCACCTGCGTGCGGTAGAAAAGCCAGAGTCCGCAGGAAGCTTCGTCGTCGGCGTCCCGCAGAACGAAATCACCTGGAACCCGCTCGCCGACAACGAAGAGGCTCACCTCAAACTCGTAACCTCGGTCTTCGATCCTCACGGCAAGCTTCTGCAGCGCAAGAGCGAAGACCTCACCGAGCATCGTCCGTTTGGCGGCTCTGGCGGCCGTTCCGAACCCGCTCGCCTGCAGGTCCAGACAGCTTTGCCCGCGGGGGCTTCGCGCGTCCGCTTCGTCGTCTGGGATGCCGCCTCAGGCCACCTCGGCACCACAGAGGTGCACCTCTCGGGAACCCCTGCCGATGCACCAGAGAAGAGATAG